AGCGCAAGTCGTGGGGAGGCCGCGTTCAGCGGGGAGCACGCATGGGACCGCAGTAAGCGCGCGGCTGCGGAGAGCAAAGGGCGCAGCGGGGAAGCGCCCGGCCCGTGGGAAGCGATGCGGCAGCACGCGAGGGCACGGGCGCGAGGCCACACCGCCCGGCGCGGCGCGGGCTGGGTGCTGGGGAAGAAAGCGCGGGCTGGGAGTGGGGGAAGAAAAAGCCGGCTCGGCCGTGAGGCCGAGCCGGCTGGTGAAGCGGTGTGGATCAGTCGTTGCCCGGGGCGCCGTGGCAGCGCTTGTACTTCTTGCCGGAGCCGCAGGGGCACGGGGCGTTGCGGGACGGGCCGTTGGAAGCCGTGGCCTGGCCGCTGCCGGTGACCGGGGCGCGGCGGGCGGCCTCGCGCGGCGACGGGGTGCCGCCGGACGGGGCGTCGCCGCCGAGTGCGGGGGCCTGGCGCTGCATCTCGACCGCGCCGGAGCCGGCCGCGCCGTCGATGGTGGGTGCGGAGTACTGCAGGGGCTGGCGCTGGGCGCGACCGCCGCCGAGGCCCTTGGCGCGGACCTCGACCTGCGTCTCCGGCTCGGCCTCGGCCGCCGGGGCGTCGGGGGTGGCGGTGCCGCCGACGCGGGGCAGGGCCTGGGCCTTGCTGGCGTCGACCGTCGGGGTCTCCTCGACCTGGACCTCCAGGTTGAAGAGGAAGCCGACCGCCTCCTCCTTGATGCCCTCCATCATCTGCTGGAACATGTCGAAGCCCTCGCGCTGGTACTCCACCAGCGGGTCGCGCTGTGCGTACGCGCGGAGGCCGACGCCCTCCTGCAGGTAGTCCATCTCGTAGAGGTGCTCGCGCCACTTGCGGTCGATGACCGCGAGCAGCACCTGACGCTCCAGCTCGCGCAGTGCCTCCGGGCCGAGTTCCTGCTCGCGGCGGTCGTACGCGTCGTGCACGTCCTCCTTGAGCTGGGCCAGGAGGAACTCGGGGTCGATGTGGTTGACCTCGCCGCCGGCCTCCTCGGCCAGGTCCTCGATGGTCCGGCCGACCGGGTAGAGCTGCTTGAGGCTGGTCCACAGCTGCTCGAGGTCCCAGTCCTCGGCGTAGCCGTCGCTGGTGGCACCCTGCACGTACGCCGTGATGGTGTCGTCGAGCATGTGGCGGACCTGGTCGTGCAGGTCCTCGCCGTTCAGTACGCGGCGGCGCTCGGCGTAGATCACCTGGCGCTGCTTGTTCATGACCTCGTCGTACTTGAGGACGTTCTTGCGGATCTCCGCGTTCTGGCCCTCGATCTGGGTCTGCGCGCTCTTGATCTGGCGGCTGACCATCTTCGACTCGATCGGCACGTCCTCGGGGATGTTGAGCCGGTCCATGACCGCCTCGACCGCACCGGCCCGGAAGCGCCGCATCAGGTCGTCCTGCAGCGACAGGTAGAACCGGGACTCGCCCGGGTCGCCCTGACGGCCGGCGCGACCGCGCAGCTGGTTGTCGATGCGGCGGGAGTCGTGGCGCTCGGTGCCGAGCACGTAGAGCCCGCCGGCCGCGATCACCTCGTCGGCCTCGGCGTCGCACGCCTGCTTCCAGCGCGGGAGGATCTCCTCCATCGCCTTCTCGTACTCGTCGGCGTGCTCGACCGGGTCGAGGCCGCGCTGCCGGAGTTCCGCGGTGGCCAGGTGCTCGGGGTTGCCGCCGAGCAGGATGTCGGTGCCTCGACCGGCCATGTTGGTGGCGACCGTGACGCCGCCCCGCCGGCCGGCCTGCGCGATGATCTCCGCCTCCTGGGCGTGGAACTTCGCGTTCAGCACGTGGTGCGGGATGCCGCGGCGGCGCAGCAGCTGGGAGAGGATCTCGGAGTTTTCCACCGAGACCGTGCCGACCAGGACCGGCTGCCCGTTCGCGTGGCGCTCGGCGATGTCCTCGACGACCGCGTGGAACTTGGCCTTCTCGGTCTTGTAGATGACGTCCGGGTGGTCCTCGCGGATCATCGGCCGGTTCGTCGGGATGGTGACCACGCCGACGTTGTAGACCTTGTTGAACTCGGCGGCCTCGGTCTGCGCCGTACCGGTCATGCCGGAGAGCTTGTCGTACAGGCGGAAAAAGTTCTGCAGGGTGACGGTGGCGAGCGTCTGGTTCTCCTGCTTGATCTCGACGCCCTCCTTCGCCTCGATGGCCTGGTGCATGCCCTCGTTGTAGCGGCGACCGTGCAGGACGCGACCGGTGAACTCGTCGACGATCAGGACCTCACCGTCGTTGACGATGTAGTCCTTGTCCTTCTTGTAGAGCTCCTTGGCCTTGATCGCGTTGTTCAGGTAGCCGACCAGCGGCGTGTTCACCGACTCGTAGAGGTTGTCGATGCCGAGCTGGTCCTCGACCCGGGCGACACCGCGCTCGGTGATCGCGACCGTGCGCTTGGCCTCGTCGACCTCGTAGTCGCCCTCGCCGTCCTTGCCGCGCTGGAGGCGCTTGACGACGCGGGCGAACTCGCCGTACCACCGGGCGGAGTGCTCGGCCGGGCCGGAGATGATCAGCGGGGTCCGGGCCTCGTCGATGAGGATCGAGTCGACCTCGTCCACGATCGCGAAGTTGTGGCCGCGCTGCACCAGCTCGGCCGCCGACCACGCCATGTTGTCGCGCAGGTAGTCGAAGCCGAACTCGTTGTTCGTGCCGTAGGTGATGTCACACTCGTACGCCGCGCGGTGCTCGGCGGCCGGCCGGTTCGGCAGGACCACACCGACGGTGAGGCCGAGGAACCGGTGGACCCGGCCCATGGTCTCGGCGTCGCGCTGGGCGAGGTAGTCGTTCGTGGTGATGATGTGCACGCCCTTGCCGGCCAGGGCGTTCAGGTAGGCCGGCATCACACAGGTCAGGGTCTTGCCCTCACCGGTGCGCATCTCGGCGATGTTGCCGAAGTGCAGCGCGGCGCCGCCCATCAGCTGGACGTCATAAGGCCGCTGGCCGAGCACGCGTTTCGCGGCCTCACGGACCGTGGCGAACGCCTCGGGGAGCAGGTCGTCGAGCGACTCGCCCTCGGCCAGCCGCTCACGGTATTGCTCGGTCAGGTCGCGCAGCTCGTCATCCGTGAGGTCAACGTACTGATCCTCGATCGAATTGACGGCGTCCGCGATGGCCTTGAGCCGCCGCACCATACGGCCTTCACCGGCGCGGAGGACTCTTTCCAGAATCGACACGGGTCAACGCTCCCTACACAGTCTGCCGAACCATCGTAGGGCGCGGAGGCGCAGAAGCGACTACCGCGGCTCCCGATAGTCGCTCGAATCGGACAAAAAACACCTGTGAGTTCGCTGAGGGCAGATTATCGGCCGCGTCCCGTACCCGGGAAAGCGGGTTGGGGATCTCGGAGCCATGGGTGAGGATGGCCGAATGAAGCCCGTGGAGATCATTTCTGACGGCTTGCGGCTGCGCGACTGGGCGCCGGATGACGTGGACGCGCTGCATCGCGCGGTCGTCCACCCCGACGTCCAGCGATGGCTGGCGCTGCCCACCGACCCGGCCGTGAACGCGGACTTCGCGCTGCGCGAGGCACCCGCACAGCGCGAGGCCGGCGCCGGGCTGCACCTCGGGGTCTTCGACGCCTCGGCCGGCACCCTGCTCGGCTCGGTGGCCCTGACCAAGATCAATCAGCGGCACGGGTACGCCGAACTGGGCTTCTGGACCGCGGCCGGCGCGCGGGGCGCCCGGGTCGCCGAGCGCGCCACCCGCGCGTTGCTGGAGTGGGCCTTCGCCGAACTCGGCCTCGGGCTGGTCGGCTGGCGGGCCCGGGTCGGCAACCACGCGTCCCGGATCACCGCGCTGCGCCTCGGCTTCACCATGGAGGGCACCGGCCGGTCGCTGCGCACCGACCCGGACGGCACCCACTCGGAGCGGTGGGCCGCGTCGCTGCTGCCCGGGGACCTGACCGAGGCCGGCCGGCCCGACTCCCCCGCGGTCGCGCTCGAGGCGCGCCGCGCGCGGGTCTTCGGCGGGCCGTGCCCGGTGCTGACCGGTCCCGGCGGGGTGCGGCTGCGGCCGGCCGAGGAGAGGGACCTGCCGGCCGTCGTGGAGACCTGCCGCGACCCGGAGACGCTGCGCTGGACCACGGTGCCGGAGAACTACACGCTCGCGGACGCGGCCGGGTACTCGCTCGGCTACCAGCGCGCGCAGTGGACGGCCGGGACCGCCGCGATGTTCGTCTTCACCGGACCGGACGACGCCTACGCGGGCAACATGGACCTGCGGCTGACCAGTCCCGGGGATCCGCTCGTCGCGGACGTCGGCTTCTCCGCCGCGCCGCGCACCCGGGGTCGTGGATACACCACGGCCGCGCTGCGTACCGTCTGCGAATGGGGCTTCGGGACGCTGGGGCTGGAACGCGTCGAGTGGCTCGCGCACGTCGGCAACGACGCCTCCCGGCGGGTCGCGGAGAAGGCCGGCTTCACCATGGAGGGCGTGCGCCGCGCGGGACTCCCGCACCGTGGTGAACGCCGCGACGTGTGGGCCGGCGGCCTGGTCCCGGCCGATCTCGGACGGACAGCGAGGTGAGCACGATGGACCGGACAACCGTGGAGGACCAGGGGGTACGGCTGCGCCCGCTGCGCCGCACCGACGCCGCCGACGTGGTCGCGGCCTGTTCCGACCCGCTGACCCAGCGCTTCCTGCCGCTGCTGCCCCAGCCGTACACGGAGGCGGACGCGCTCTGGTGGATCGAGGAGGGCGCGGAGGCGGAGTGGCGGCAGGGCGGCGGCGTCTGGGCGATCGCCGACCCGCGCACGGACCGGCTGCTCGGCACGATCGGCCTGCACCGGGTGATCCGGGAGCGGGCCCAGGCCGAGGTCGGCTACTGGGTCGCGCCGTGGGCCCGCGGCCGGGGCGTCGCGACCGCCGCGACCGTGGCGCTCGGCGCGCACGCGTTCGCGCACGGCTTCGCCCGGCTGGAGCTGCTCACCGAGCTGGAGAACGTGGCCAGCCAGCGGGTCGCGCTCGCGGCCGGGTTCCAGCGTGAGGCGGTGCGCCGCGGCGTCGCGCCGGACCGCGACGGCGCGCGGACCGACCTGGTGGCGTTCGCCCGGCTCGCCGGTGATCCGCCCGGGCCGGTCGCGCGGTGGCTGCCGGACCTGCCCGGCGGCGAGCTGAGCGACGGCGTGGTCACGCTCCGCCCGTTGCTCCCCGGCGACGAGGACTTCCTGCACACGCTGCTCAACCAGCCGGACGTGGTCGCGACCAGCGTGCCCCCGGTCGCACCGGACCGGCGGGAGATCGAGCTGCGGTGTGCCCGGTCGCAGGCGCACTGGCTGGCCGGTGACCGCGCCGACCTGGTCATCCTGGACACCGCGACCGGCCGCCCGGCCGGCGACATCGGGCTCTACTACCAGGAGCGGAACACCGGACAGGCGATGATCGGGTACGCGATGCTGCCGGAGTGGCGCGGCCGCGGGTTCCCGACCCGCGCCGTGCAGCTGGTGGCGCTCTGGGCGTTCGCCGAGACGTCGATCGCGCGGCTGGTCGCCGGCACGAACCCGCAGAACGCGGGCTCCCAGCGGGTGCTGGAGAAGGCCGGCTTCCAGCGGGAGGGCTACCACCGCTCCCGGCTGCCCGGCGCGCACGGCCGCCGGGTCGACGACGTGCTGTTCGCCATGGTCGCGTCCGACCTGCTCAGTCGCGCCGCGTCCGCGGAGGGCTGACCCCGCCGCGCCGCGGAAAGCTGACCGCACCGCGCCGCGGAGGGCTGACCGCGCCGCGTCGCGGAGGGCTGGACGCGCCGCGCCGCCGGAGGGCTGGACGCGCCGCGCCGCGTCGCGGCGGGCGGAACGCACCGCGTCGCGGACCGGACTCGTCGCGTCGCCGGCGCGGCGGGTCGAACACGCCGTGCCGCGGTTGCGGAGGGGAAGAACGGGCGCGGTGATCGAGGCGTCCGCCATGTCGTGGGAACGGCACGCGGACGCCTCGGTCACCGGCTTGCCGGGCGGGGCGTCAGGCCTCGAGTGAGAGGACGCCGTAGTCGTAGCCGCGGCGCCGGTAGACGACGCTCGGGCGGCCGGTCTCCTTGTCCATGAAGAGATAGAAGTCGTGCCCGACGAGTTCCATCTGGAACAGCGCGTCGTCCACGCTCATCGGGATCGACGAATGCTCCTTCTCGCGGACGACGTGCCAGGGCTGATCGTCGTCGAGCTCGGGCTCGGGCTCGCGCTCACTGACCAGGGTGGCGGACCCGCCACCCAGCGGGGCGAAGCCTTCGGCCGGAAGCCCGGCGGTCGCGGCGGCGACCGAGACCGGGGTGCGGCGGCCGCGGTGCACGCGGCGGCGGTCGGCGGACCGGCGGAGCCGGGTCTCGAGCTTGGTGATGGCGCTGTCCAGGGCGCTGTAGAAGTCGGCGGCACATGCCTCGGCGCGGATCACCGGGCCGCGGGAAACGACGGTGATCTCGACTCGCTGGCAGTGATCGGATTGGCGCGGATTGCGCTCGTGAAACAGCTCGACGTCGACGCGGATGAGTTTCTGGTCGTAACGCTCGATTTTTTCGAGCTTCTCGGCGACGTGTACCCGGTAGTGGTCCGGCACCTCAACGTTCCGACCCTTGACGACAATGTCCACGCGTGACCTCCCCCTGATCGATCCTGCGGGACCACCGGAGCTCCGGCGGCCACAGATCTGGGCTTGAACTGGTCTGACGAGGCGGAGGACGGTCCGGCGCGGTCGCGAGCATGCCGGCGGCGCGCTGGGGAACTTCTCGACCGACCTCCGAAAACGCGGCGTAGCCTCCTCTCGGCGGGCGGCCTGGCCTGCGCGGCCAGCCGCGGTGCCGGCCGATGTGGCCGGCCGCTGTGCCGGCCGGCGTGGCCCGCACTGCGGCTGGCCGACGTGGCCGACGGAGGCACGCAGCAGCGGCCCCCAGCGGCGGCAGATCTTGGGGTCATACCCCCGCTATACAAACGCTAACCCGTGTTCCGCCCGGCGTCACGCTCCGTTCCCAAGACCGTGTCGAGAAGATTCGCGCATCCGGCACGTTCGGGGGACAAAGGCGTTCGCCTCAACGTTGCGGCGAGCACGGCGGCACCGGTCACGGCCACGCCGGCCGCCCGCAGCCGCTCCGCGATCACCGCGAGCGTCGCCCCGGTGGTGACGATGTCGTCGACCAGAATCGTCGTCCCGGGCGTGTCGCGCAGCCGGTCCGCCGCCCGGGCGCGGAGCCGGAACTTGGCCGTCGCCTCGGCCATCCGCCCGGCCGCGGACAGCCGCGTCGAGTCCGCGGCGGACCGCGCGGCGAGCGGGCGGGCCAGCGTGGTGCGCACCCCCGCGTCGCGCAGCCGGGTCGCGGCCCAGCCGGCCAGCGCGGCGAGGTGGTCGCCCTGCCGCTCCCGGACGGCCCGCGGCGTGGACGGGACCGGCACCAGCACCACGGCCGGGGCGGGCGCGGCCGCGGCGATCACGTCGCCGAGCAGCAGGCCCAGCGGGCGGGCCAGCGCGCGGCGGCCACGCTCCTTGTAGTCGAGCAGCGCGGCGCGCAGCACCCCCGCGTACGGCCCGAGCGCGGCGCACGGCGGGAAGCCGGGCGGTGCCGGGTCCGGCCCGGTGGCGAACGGCGTGAGCGCACGCAGCGCGGCCGCGCAGTCGGCGCACACGGCACGGCGCAGCGCCCGGCCGGTGGCGCCGCAGCCGGCACAGGCGGACGGCAGCACCAGGTCGGTCAGCGTCGCCCAGAGCCCGGCGGCCGCCGGACCTCCCGGTGCGCCGGCGTCGCGCCGCACGGATGACTCACCCATCACCCCGGAAGGATAGGGGTTGATCAATAAATCCGGGGGGGGTGTCCCTATGGTTTTCGTCAAGCCTCAGGGGCAGATTCCTTGGTTGTTTTGGGCTGGTACGGGGTTTTGGTGCGGAGCATGGCGTGGAGGACGTCGGCGCGGCGGCGGGCGAGGCAGATGATGGCGGCGTTGTGTTTCTTGCCCTCAGCGCGTTTGCGGTCGTAGTAGGCCCTGGATGGTGGGTGGGACAGCGACGCGAACGCGGCGAGGAAGAACGCGCGTTTGAGCTGCTTGTTCCCGGATTTCGGCGGGTGTTCGCCGCGGATCGAGCTGCCGGAACGCCGCGTCACGGGCGCGAGCCCGGCGTAGGCGGCGAGGTGCCCTGCGGTCTTGAACGCGGTGGCGTCGCCGACTTCGAGGAGTATCCGGGCGCCGGTCCTGACGCCGATGCCGGGCATCGAGGTCAGGACCTCGGCGAGAGGGTGGGCATCAAGCATCCGTTCGACCTCGTCCGCGACCTGGTCACGCTGCTGCATGGCCTGCCGGAGGCTGTCGGCGAGTCGGGGCAGGACGGTCTCGGCGGCGGTGGTGCCGGGGACGGTGACGGTCTGCTCGTCCAGCGCGGCCAGGACCTGCTCGATGAGCCGGGCTCCCATCCGTGGCGCCTTCGGGGCGACGATCGAGGTGAGGTCGCGCCGGCCGGTCGTGCGCAGCCCAGCGGGGCCGCCGCAACGGGACAGCAGTTCCAGCACCGCTGGGTGGGTGACTTTGGGGCCGAGGATGCGTTCCAGTGGCGGGTGGATCTGGGTGAGCAGGCCGCGGATGCGGTTGCTGATCCGGGTGGCCTCGCCGGCCAGGTCGTCGTCGTAGCCGATCAGGACCTCCAGCTCGGCGAGGGTCTCGTCGCCGGTGTCGACGCGGCGCAGGGTGTGGGGCAGGGTGCGGGCGGCGTCGGCGATGACGTAGGCGTCTCTGGCGTCGGTCTTGGCCGTGCCGGGGTGGAGGTCGGCGAGGCGGCGCATCGCGAGTCCGGGCAGGTAGGCGACCTGGCAGCCGGTGGCGCGGGCGACCGCGACGGGCAGGGCGCCGATCGAGGCGGGCTGATCGACGACGACCAGGACCCGGCCGTGCCGGGCGAGTTTGGTGAACAGGGTCTTCAGACGTTTCTCGGTGTTCGGCAGCGGCGCATCGTGCAGCCGCTTTCCGTCCCGGCCGAGGGCGACCGCGTGGTGGTCGCTCTTGCCGACGTCGAGCCCGAGGAACACGTCGTACTCGTTGTGCACCGCATGCCTTCCATCACCGCAGGTCAACCGGGGTCCAGTCGCGGTCGGGCGTCGAACTGCCGGCACCCACGTTACGAAGAGACCAACCCCAGCAAGCGGGGCGGCCGGGTCCCTATTCAGCGGTCCGTCGACGCCACCCGACCCGGCGGCAACACCCCCCGGATCATGCGTACGACAGGGGGAAAGAGCCATACCGAGCCGAGCGACCAAACAACCCCGAAGGGGTTGATCAAAAAGGTAACGGGGGGGGGGCGTGCCTCACTCCAGGAAGAACGGGGCGCTGATCCGGCTGGAGACCGCGTCCGGCGGTGGCTGCGCGAGCTGCGTGGGCTCGATCCGGTTGGAGCTGAACA
This genomic window from Catenuloplanes niger contains:
- a CDS encoding GNAT family N-acetyltransferase, with translation MKPVEIISDGLRLRDWAPDDVDALHRAVVHPDVQRWLALPTDPAVNADFALREAPAQREAGAGLHLGVFDASAGTLLGSVALTKINQRHGYAELGFWTAAGARGARVAERATRALLEWAFAELGLGLVGWRARVGNHASRITALRLGFTMEGTGRSLRTDPDGTHSERWAASLLPGDLTEAGRPDSPAVALEARRARVFGGPCPVLTGPGGVRLRPAEERDLPAVVETCRDPETLRWTTVPENYTLADAAGYSLGYQRAQWTAGTAAMFVFTGPDDAYAGNMDLRLTSPGDPLVADVGFSAAPRTRGRGYTTAALRTVCEWGFGTLGLERVEWLAHVGNDASRRVAEKAGFTMEGVRRAGLPHRGERRDVWAGGLVPADLGRTAR
- a CDS encoding GNAT family N-acetyltransferase, which codes for MDRTTVEDQGVRLRPLRRTDAADVVAACSDPLTQRFLPLLPQPYTEADALWWIEEGAEAEWRQGGGVWAIADPRTDRLLGTIGLHRVIRERAQAEVGYWVAPWARGRGVATAATVALGAHAFAHGFARLELLTELENVASQRVALAAGFQREAVRRGVAPDRDGARTDLVAFARLAGDPPGPVARWLPDLPGGELSDGVVTLRPLLPGDEDFLHTLLNQPDVVATSVPPVAPDRREIELRCARSQAHWLAGDRADLVILDTATGRPAGDIGLYYQERNTGQAMIGYAMLPEWRGRGFPTRAVQLVALWAFAETSIARLVAGTNPQNAGSQRVLEKAGFQREGYHRSRLPGAHGRRVDDVLFAMVASDLLSRAASAEG
- the hpf gene encoding ribosome hibernation-promoting factor, HPF/YfiA family; translated protein: MDIVVKGRNVEVPDHYRVHVAEKLEKIERYDQKLIRVDVELFHERNPRQSDHCQRVEITVVSRGPVIRAEACAADFYSALDSAITKLETRLRRSADRRRVHRGRRTPVSVAAATAGLPAEGFAPLGGGSATLVSEREPEPELDDDQPWHVVREKEHSSIPMSVDDALFQMELVGHDFYLFMDKETGRPSVVYRRRGYDYGVLSLEA
- a CDS encoding ComF family protein, coding for MGESSVRRDAGAPGGPAAAGLWATLTDLVLPSACAGCGATGRALRRAVCADCAAALRALTPFATGPDPAPPGFPPCAALGPYAGVLRAALLDYKERGRRALARPLGLLLGDVIAAAAPAPAVVLVPVPSTPRAVRERQGDHLAALAGWAATRLRDAGVRTTLARPLAARSAADSTRLSAAGRMAEATAKFRLRARAADRLRDTPGTTILVDDIVTTGATLAVIAERLRAAGVAVTGAAVLAATLRRTPLSPERAGCANLLDTVLGTERDAGRNTG
- a CDS encoding IS110 family transposase, yielding MHNEYDVFLGLDVGKSDHHAVALGRDGKRLHDAPLPNTEKRLKTLFTKLARHGRVLVVVDQPASIGALPVAVARATGCQVAYLPGLAMRRLADLHPGTAKTDARDAYVIADAARTLPHTLRRVDTGDETLAELEVLIGYDDDLAGEATRISNRIRGLLTQIHPPLERILGPKVTHPAVLELLSRCGGPAGLRTTGRRDLTSIVAPKAPRMGARLIEQVLAALDEQTVTVPGTTAAETVLPRLADSLRQAMQQRDQVADEVERMLDAHPLAEVLTSMPGIGVRTGARILLEVGDATAFKTAGHLAAYAGLAPVTRRSGSSIRGEHPPKSGNKQLKRAFFLAAFASLSHPPSRAYYDRKRAEGKKHNAAIICLARRRADVLHAMLRTKTPYQPKTTKESAPEA